The following proteins are encoded in a genomic region of Triticum dicoccoides isolate Atlit2015 ecotype Zavitan chromosome 1B, WEW_v2.0, whole genome shotgun sequence:
- the LOC119349763 gene encoding disease resistance protein PIK6-NP-like: protein MSLSVSVTMGVMRPLLGKLAALAGGEYSKLKGVKKQAAFLEKELSAMNAALEKMELMDELDPVAKDWMDHVWEMSYDMENCIDDFVRQFRDGNAKLGFIKKTARSLKMLGQRHRIADRMEELKVLALEANERRIRYKIDECNHNSSSVTIDPRMSTIYVEAVGLVGTDGPRKELINLLTSTGEKLKVVSIMGSGGLGKTTLAK, encoded by the exons ATGTCACTGTCAGTGAGCGTGACGATGGGGGTGATGAGGCCCCTTCTCGGCAAGCTCGCCGCGCTGGCGGGCGGCGAGTACAGTAAGCTCAAAGGGGTGAAGAAGCAGGCGGCCTTCCTCGAGAAGGAGCTCAGCGCCATGAATGCCGCCCTCGAGAAGATGGAGCTCATGGACGAGCTCGATCCGGTCGCCAAGGACTGGATGGACCACGTGTGGGAGATGTCCTACGACATGGAGAACTGCATCGACGACTTCGTGCGCCAGTTTAGAGATGGTAATGCAAAGCTAGGATTCATCAAGAAGACTGCTCGAAGCCTCAAGATGTTGGGACAGCGCCACCGGATCGCTGACCGGATGGAGGAGCTCAAGGTTCTTGCACTAGAGGCAAATGAACGACGCATCAG GTACAAGATCGATGAATGCAATCATAATTCTAGCTCTGTGACTATTGATCCTCGGATGTCGACGATATATGTAGAGGCAGTTGGTCTTGTCGGTACTGATGGCCCAAGGAAGGAGCTTATCAATTTGTTGACTAGTACGGGAGAAAAGCTCAAGGTGGTGTCCATTATGGGATCCGGAGGACTGGGTAAAACTACACTTGCCAAATAG